The region ATCAACAGCGAAAAAATACCGGGCTGGTCATCAAGGCGCTGAATGCCGATATCCTGTGCGCGGCGGAAGTAGAAAACATGGCGGTGCTGCGTGATTTCAACCAGCAGATTCTGGCGGATCAGGCATTCGCTCAGTATGTCATGATCGACAGCCCGAACGATCCACGCGGCATTGATGTCGCCTGTCTGACACGTCATCGTATTACCCAACTGCGTACCCATATCTTTGACGCCAGCGCGTCGTTCAAACCGCTGTTCAGCCGCGATTGTCTGGAAGTGACGATAGATGTCGGCCTGCCGCAGCCGGTGCATGTGTTGTGTAATCACTTCAAAAGCCAGAACGGCCGTAATGATGACGAGCGCGAACGCGCGGCCAAACGGCGGCACGCGCAGGCGGAGCGGGTGGCCGAAATTGCCCGCGGATACAATCTGCAGCAGGAGTATGTGGTGGTGATGGGCGACCTGAACGAGGATGTCGCTAATCCTTGGCACAGCCTGGCGCCGTTGTTTTCCGTGCCGGATTTGCACCCGGCGATCGATCCTTCCCTGCCGGAAACGGCGCGTTATACCTATTACTTCTCCGGTGGTAAGGCCGGGGAACGGCTGAACCAACTGGACTATATT is a window of Dickeya solani IPO 2222 DNA encoding:
- a CDS encoding endonuclease/exonuclease/phosphatase family protein, which codes for MKLRLASYNVENLFHRTAILNLPDPQQSSELLEKVRQLQTLLDADKYDDALKDRVFSLTSNLQPYVDLRVDGGSLGSWKNEAGKTGFRINKSCQGRGDWLGELVFRAEAFGDQQRKNTGLVIKALNADILCAAEVENMAVLRDFNQQILADQAFAQYVMIDSPNDPRGIDVACLTRHRITQLRTHIFDASASFKPLFSRDCLEVTIDVGLPQPVHVLCNHFKSQNGRNDDERERAAKRRHAQAERVAEIARGYNLQQEYVVVMGDLNEDVANPWHSLAPLFSVPDLHPAIDPSLPETARYTYYFSGGKAGERLNQLDYIFISTPLHQAKVTCGIERRGIYNIDKITAKEGAEPVTPFPTVTSWDTAASDHAAVWVELDIR